In the genome of Leptospira bourretii, the window AACATAGAGAACACCAAGTGGAAACAAGCTAAGGATCTTATCTCTGGAGACATAGCTTTGTCTGTGAATGGTGCTACGTTAAGTATAGTATCCATCGAGATAGATGAAAGATCAGAGACAGTTTATAACTTTGAGGTGGATGAGTATCACACTTACTTCGTAGGAGAAACAGGTGTTTGGGTTCATAATGCGGATAAGTATGGATTGGAAGAATTTAGTAATGTTTTTTCTCAAGTTGCAGAACTTTGTCGTGGAGCAGATCCAAGTTGCTATCAAGCAACTTTAGAGCTAAAACGAAAAGCTCAGGCACAAAGTCTTTACAATGTTGGGTCAAACAATAATCCGACGATTGCAGATACTCAATATTTACAAGACCTATTTGAAACAAGAATAGTTAGTGATTCTACGGATCTTAAGGATAAGTTGACAGATATTTTAAAGGCAAATCAAGGCGATGGTCGAGGAACTATTTTAGGGAGTCTGAATCCTGGTTTCGAATTTGCTATAAACTCAGGAGACAATGGTTTTACAGATGATTTTACTGATCCACACGAATCCAGTAGACGTCAAGTTGGCCATTTTTTGACTGCAGTTGGTCTTGCTAGAAGTATTAGTGATGATGTAGCAATTCGGGCGATAATAAGCCATGAACAAGTCGCTGACACAGATACTTTTTGGAATAGAACAAGTGCTGTTTTTACAACTAGTTCTGAAGACGTTCAGAAGTTCAAAGATGCAGTAAGAATGGTGAATGAGGATAATGGGAATCTTCGCAGGGCGATGAATTATCTGGAAGAGAATATTTCTGTTGATAGAAATTTAGAAGGCAACAGTTATCAGGATTTAAAACTTTCTCTTGCAGGTTATTGGATGGGTAAAGCGATTGACAATGGGCGCTTTAGGAGCGGTGCCGAAGTTTCAGCATGGATTAAGGATCAGTTGCAGAGAAAATGAAAAAAAAGTTATATATATTAATTCTTGTGATGCTCATATTTTGCTGTCATAATGATTCATTGAACGAATTTAAGTGGAACTGGCATGGAATCAGCACTCTTTCTCTTATTAACTCACAAACATTGCTTGCCGGAAGTAGAGATGGCGGACTGTTGATCTGGCATTTCAACACTGGTGAGTCAGAAAATATCTCCACGGAAAATAAGGGGATATATGCTTCTTTCTCATTTGGATTGATAGCGTTTGTTGATAATAAAAAAAATCTTTGCATACTTTCATTAAATGATTTTACTATTAAAAGCAGGCTTAAAACAAAATCTTTTGCTAATAGCATTGCATTTGTCCATGATTTGCTTGTTTT includes:
- a CDS encoding polymorphic toxin-type HINT domain-containing protein, translating into MSTPSIGGVTGGASYNTKTHGFTASINALGANALNYDLENNVLTGNENFLADMAKAKALAMGGELSEEAKKKLAATMADAHGRYVQGILEANPNNKELADAAGDPDAFQAKVKELDKGGKLNHPSDKFGTVDTGKSRSGFGVIGGFFEDVGRSIAGKEISFGSGYIDEKGNFHQRTCFVAGTKVTKLKQEYYKIASTLEPNAKYEEQVAIETIQVGDWVLSKSDATGGVGYRQVANTFVRQTDAIYKVTFADGTILETTWNHPFRVMKTDARDKEFNIENTKWKQAKDLISGDIALSVNGATLSIVSIEIDERSETVYNFEVDEYHTYFVGETGVWVHNADKYGLEEFSNVFSQVAELCRGADPSCYQATLELKRKAQAQSLYNVGSNNNPTIADTQYLQDLFETRIVSDSTDLKDKLTDILKANQGDGRGTILGSLNPGFEFAINSGDNGFTDDFTDPHESSRRQVGHFLTAVGLARSISDDVAIRAIISHEQVADTDTFWNRTSAVFTTSSEDVQKFKDAVRMVNEDNGNLRRAMNYLEENISVDRNLEGNSYQDLKLSLAGYWMGKAIDNGRFRSGAEVSAWIKDQLQRK